The genomic stretch TTGGTGCCGGTGTGGGTTGCCGGAATGATGGTGATGCTGAAGCTCCGGCGGCGAGCCGGCGAGGCGTTTGTGGCGCGGAGCCTGCTGGAACGCGTGGCCTATTCCCTGAGCTTTACCCGGTTGCGGGCGAAGATGATTCTCTGGATCATTGCCTGGGGCCTGCTGGTTGTGGCGGCGGCGGACCCGCAAGTGGGCACCAAGCTCGAAGAGGTCAAGAAGAAGGGGATTGACATCATGCTGGCGGTGGATCTGTCCACCAGTATGCTGTGTGAGGACCTGTCGCCGTCGCGGCTGGAAAATGCCAAGCATGAGATTTCCAAGTTTGTGGATGGCCTGAAGGGTGACCGAGTAGGCATTGTGGCCTTTGCCGGGACGGCCATTGTGCATTGTCCGTTGACCACCGATTACGGCGCAGCCAAGCTGCTGACCAAGGTGATGAACCCGGATCTGATGCCGGAACAGGGAACTGCTATTGCCGATGCGATTGACGCGGCCAAGAAAGCCTTCAACTCGCCGGAAGTCAAAAGCAAGGTGCTGGTGATTATCACTGATGGGGAAGACCACGAGCAGGCGGCGATTGACGCGGCCAAAGAGGCGGCCAAAGAAGGCATCCGGATTTACACCATTGGGGTGGGAACGCCCTCCGGCGCGCCGATTCCGATGAAGAACGGTAAGCCGACGGATAACGGTTTCAAGCGGGACCCCTCCGGGCAGGTTGTGGTGACGCGGCTGAATGAAGTTCTGTTGCAGCAGATTGCCGATGCCGGAAATGGCAAGTATTTGCATGGCACACAGAGCGGCAAGGAACTGGACGCGATCTGGTCGGATATTTCCTCGATGGAGAAGACGGAGTTCGGCAAGAAGCAGTTTACGGCTTTTGAGGACCGCTTCCAGTATCTGGTGCTGCCCGCGCTGCTGCTGCTGCTGGGTGAGTTCTTCCTGTCGGAGCGTAAGGGAAAGTTGTGGATTGTGCGGACCGCGCCGAAAATGATGCGCACCCGCAAAGTGAAGGAGGCGCAATGAGACTACTCTTATGGCTAACTGCGGCCATCCTGAGCATCGGCCTGGCCTATGGATCGCCGCGCACGCAGGTGAAGTCCGGCAACAAGGCGGCGACCAAGGGGGACGCGGACAACGCGTTGACCCATTATGTCCGCGCCTTGCAGCAGAAGGGCGACAGTTCGGTTATCTTTTATGATATGGGCAACGCGCTGTACGACAAGGGGGATTACTCCAATGCGGCGCAGTCTTTTCAGGGGTCGCTGAATCCCCGCGAGTCCAAGGCCGAGCAGGCACAGACCTTCTACAACCTTGGCAACAGCCTCTTTCAGGGCAAGGAATACGAAAAGGCAGCCGGGGCTTATGTGGAATCCCTGAAACGCAATCCGGAAGACCTCGAGGCCAAGTATAACCTTGAACTGGCCCGGCGGATGTTGCAGCAGCAACAGCAGCAACAGCAGCAGAACCAGAATCAGGATCAGAAGGACCAGAAGAAGCAGGATCAAAAGGATCAACAAGACCAGCAGAAGCAAGATCAGCAGGATCAGCAGAAGCAGGACCAGCAGCAGCAACAGAACCAACAAGACCAGCAACAGCAGGACCAGCAGCAACAACAACCGCCGCCGCAAGGTCAGCAGATGAGCCAGCAGGATGCGGAGCGGCTGCTCAATGCCTTGTTGCAGGATGAGCAAAAAGCCCTGAAGGACGCCAAGAAGGTGAAGGTTGCTGCGCGCGCAAAACGGGAGAAGGATTGGTGAGAGCATTTGTCTGGATCTGCCTGCTGGCACTCACCATTCCGGCGCTTGCACAGGAGAAGCTCACCGCGTCGGTGGACCACACTACCGTGCGAGTCGGGGAGATGGTGACCTTGATTCTCAGCTTCTCCGGTGGGGCGAGCGGCGTGAGTGCGCCCACCTTTCCGGCATTGGAGAAACTGCAACTGGCAGGCGGACCCTACACCAGCACCAACTTTTCGATTGTGAATGGCCGCGCGTCCTCCACCATCAGCTACAGCTATTCCTTAATGGCCAGGGAAGCCGGCACGGCGCGGATCGGCGAGGCGGTGGTCAAGTACAAGGGGAAGGAATACAAGAGCGACCCGGTCACCGTGAATGTTCTTGCGGCGGGGGCCGCCGCGCCGGGGAGCGGCAGAAGCGGTGAGAATGCGGATGTGTTTATCCGGGTGATCCCTGACAAAACCGAAGCGTATCTGGGCGAGCAGCTCACCCTGACGTACAAGATTTATTTTGCATCGCAGATTTCCAATCTCGAGCCCACCAAGTCACCGGGAACTACAGGCTTTTGGGTGGAAGATTATCCGATTCCGTCGCAGTTGACGGTCAGCCGGGAAGTCATTAATGGCCGGGCGTACAATACGGCAACATTCAAGAAGATCGCGATCTTTCCGACCAGCGTGGGCAATCTGACGGTTGAGCCGCTATCCATCAGCACGAGGATCCAGCGCTCGGGGCGGCAGCGTTCGCGCGATCCGCTGGACATTTTCAGCGATCCCTTCTTCGGAATGGGCTCGCAGCTTGAACCGATTGAGGTGCAGTCTCCCAGCGTGAAGATCACCGTTAAGCCGCTGCCACAAGTCAGCGTGCCGACGGGGTTTGCAGGCGCGGTGGGAAACTACAAGATTCAGGCGGCACTGGACCGCAATGCCTGCAAGACCGGAGACGCGGTGACGTTGACCGTGACGGTTTCCGGAACGGGCAATATCAAAACTCTGCCCGCGCCGGTGATCAGCTTCCCGACGGATGTAGACCATTACGATCCGGAAGCCAGCGACGATATTCGCCGCACGCAGGCGGACATCAACGGCGTTAAGACCTTCAAGTACGTGGTGATTCCCCGCGCACCGGGCGCACAGGTGATTCCGGCGATTGCTTACCCGTTCTTCGATCCGGACAGGAACAGCTACGCCACGGCAACGGCACCCGAATTGGCGCTGCAGGTCGAGAAGGGGACAGGCGCTTCGGCCTATTCGGGACAGACCATTGCCGAGAAGCGCAAAGTGGAGAGCGTGTCCACCGACATCGCGTTTGTCAAAACCAATCCCGGAAGTTTTCAAACCCTTGGCGATCCTCCCCACATGGGGCTTGGATTCTGGGGGCTCAGTTTGGCGCCGTGGGCGGCTGTTGCTGCGGTGGTGCTGGTTTCGCGCAAGCGGGAAGGCCTTAGCCGAGGCCGGCGGGGAGCCGTGCTCAAAGCGCAAAAGCAGCTTGACCTGGCACAGAAAGCTCTGAAGGCCGGCAAGTCCGAAGCGGTACTGCATCATGTGGCGGCTTCCATGGATACCGTTCTTTCCGGGGCGATTGGAATCGATGTTGCCGACCTGACGGCGGAGCATCTGGCCGAATGCTGGCAGGCGGAACATCTTGATGATGCACTGTTGCAGGATGTGCTGAACGTGCAGCGGGAATGTGATATGGCGCGCTTTGCGGCGGGACTCAGCTCGACGAAATCCTTGCAGGCTCTGATTGAGATGACGCGCGGAGTCGTGGACAAGCTGGGGCGTGCGCAGGTGAAGGAAGGAGCGCGGACATGACTCAGAGAATCTCCATTCTCCTGTTCGCGCTGCTGGCACTGTCCAGCTTGGCGCTGGCCGATGCCCGGTCAGGATTCGAAGAGGGCTTGCGGCTCTATCGCTCCAACGACATCGACGGAGCGATTACGGCCTGGGAGAACGTGGTGCGTCAGGGAGAAGTCAGCGGCCCGCTGTACTATAACTTGGGCAACGCCTACTTTCGGGCGAAGAAATACGGACTGGCAATCCTCAATTATGAACGGGCACACAAATTGTTGCCCCGGGATCATGACGTGGTGGGCAATTTGGACCTGACACGGATGGCAACCGTCGACAAGATCGAGCCCTCTGTACGCCTCGTGGTCTGGAACTGGGTCGACTCTGTGCGGGATCACTTCAGTTTGCATGAATTAGCCATGCTCTTCTATGCGTTCGGTTTTGCCTGCGCGGCCTTTCTGGTGGCAGGGCGACTTGGAGCCCCAAAACTGCGGCAATCCCTGAAGACGGTCACAGTGGTGCTGCTTGTCTTCTATGTTTTGTCCGGAGCATGGTATGTCTGGCGGGCCAGCCTGGATGCCCGACCCTATGGCGTGGTCATGGCGACCAAGACCGATGCCTATTCGGCACCGGATGATGCGTCCAAGCAGTTGTTCTCGTTGCATGAGGGAACTCGCGTGCAGATCGGTGAAAGCCTGTCCGGCTGGGTGAATGTCCGGCTGGTAGATGGCCGGAAAGGCTGGATTCCGCTGCAGTCTCTGGAGAAAATTTAGCAGGGAAATGACGGCGGTCTGACAATCTGAGCTTAGCTGTGCGGGGCAAATGATTTTGCTTGACAATGGCGTGCAGATTGTTTAACTTCTTCGACTTGCATGTCCGAACACGTTTCCAAGGCAGTTCGACCGACAGTCTCGGTTATTGTACTTAATTACAATGGCTTAGATTTTTTACCTCGTTGCCTTGAGACCCTCCAAAACACCTCGTATTCTCCCCTCGAACTCGTCGTCGCAGATAATAACTCTTCTGACGGCAGTCTCGTGTACCTCCAAGAACACTATCCCGGCGTCAGAATCATCGCCTTTACGGAGAATCTTGGGTACAGTGGGGCGTATAATGCTGCCATTGAACAGGTGGACAGTGAGTTTGTAGTGCTCCTGAACTTCGACGTGGAAGTCGAGCCGGATTGGCTGGACCAGTCGATGGAGCTGTTGCTGACTGAGCCGCGTCTGGCGGCCGTTCAGCCGAAACTCAGAGCCTTACAGCGCCGTTCACGGTTTGAGTATGCCGGGGGAAGCGGCGGATTTTTGGATCGGTACGGGTACCCGTTTCTGCGCGGCAGGGTGTTTGACTGCCTTGAGGAAGACCACGGTCAATATGATGACGTGGTTCCGGTGCTCTGGGCCACTGGCGCTGCCTTGGTGACGCGCCGCACGGCATATTTTCAGGCAGGAATGCTGGATGCGGATTTCTTCCTGCATATGGAAGAGATTGATTTGTGCTGGCGGTATCGGTTGATGGGGTGGGAAGTCCGGGTAGCCCCCAAAGGCGTTGTCTACCACTATTCGGGTGCGGCCCTTTCGGCAGAACGGTTTCATAAGATTTATTACAATCACCGCAATAGCCTGGTGATGCTGTTCAAAAATTACGGCATCGGACGGCTCCTGCGGAATTTGCCTGTACGATGGCTGCTGGACAGCATTACGGTGGCGACGTCGCTGTTCCGCAAGGAGCCCAAACGGTCCGCCGCGGTGCTTGCAGCATATTGGTACATGCTTACACATCTGCCGATGCTTGTGGCTAAACGCCGGCGGGTGCAACGAATGCGTACGGTATCGGATCGGGAACTGGACCATGTGATTTTTCCCGGCAGTGTCGTCTGGCGCTACTTCGTGAAAAAACAGAAAACATTTACTCAACTGATAGCAGAATGGTGAAATTCGACACGAACCGGTGGTGCGCTGCTTTTGTCTTCGTCGTGGCATTGATTGTCTATGCCATGTCTATGGCTCCCAGTGAGTCATTTTGGGACTGCGGCGAATTTGCGGCTTGTTCCTACACATTGGCCGTGCCTCACCCACCGGGGACTCCAATGTTCCTGTTGCTGGGGCGCATTTTCTCTCTTCTGCCGTTGTCCTCCGACGTCGCGGTCCGCGTGACCTACATGTCGGTGCTGGCAAGCGCGCTGGCGATTATGCTGGCGTATCTGATTATCGTGCGCGTCATGCGCATGCTGCGCGGACCGGAACAGACTACGATGGACAGGATCATCGCGTACGGCGGTGGTATTGTCGGTTCGTTGAGTCTGGCCTGGTCTTATTCGATGTGGTTTAATGCGGTCGAATCGGAGGTTTACGCGTCCAGCCAGTTCTTCACCCATATTGTAGTGTGGCTGATTCTGGTCTGGTACGAGAAGGCCGATGAAACCGATAACGGACGCTGGCTGCTGCTCATCGCCTACATGATGGGGCTGGCGATTGGCGTCCACTTGCTGAACGTGCTGACCATTCCGGCACTGGCGCTGGTGATCTACTTCCGCCGCCGCGAGTTTGCGATGGGTTCGTTCATCGCTATGCTGGCCGGAACGCTGATGGCGCTGATTCTGGTTTACCCCGGCATTGTCAAGTGGCTGCCGATGTCGGCGAGCCGGATCGGGGCGATGGCGCCGCTGCTGATTACGCTGGCTGTGGGCGCGATCATGTGGTGGTCTGTGAAGAACAAGCACGGTATCATCGCCGTGGCCGCTGCGGGCGCGTTGCTGATTATCGTCGGTTATTCGGCGATGATGGAGATTTACATTCGGTCGGGGATGAACCCGGGCATCGACGAGAACGACCCGGATACCCCAGCGCGCTTCTTTTCCTATTTGAACCGCGAACAGTACGGTGACCGCGCGATTTTCCCGCGGTACTGGAACAACGATCCTGAGTACCATAGCGCCAGCGATTATTTCTGGCGGTACCAGGTGAACAAGATGTTCAACCGTTACCTGTTCTGGCAGTTTATCGGGCGTGAAGGCGCGCCGCACAACGAGTTCCAGGACGCGGGCGTTTCCCCGAAGTACTCGGTGGTGTCCCTGCTTTCCTCCGGCGAACTTTCAGGGGGTGCGCGCTGGCTGGGGATCATTACGTGCGTGCCGTTTTTGCTGGGACTGGCGGGATTTGCCTACCAGTTCTCCAAGGACAAAAAAAGCTGGTTTGTCATCGCCACCCTGTTCTTCATGACCGGGTACGCGATCATCTTATATTTGAATCAGGACAATCCACAGCCGCGCGAGCGGGACTACTCCTACGTGGGGGCATTCTTCGCCTTTGCGATCTGGATCGGGATAGGTGCGTCGGCGGTGATCGAATGGGTGGCGGAGCGGGTCAAGAACCTGCCGTCATCCAACACGCTGGCCCTGGGGACGGCAGGCCTGTTAGTGCTGCTGAGTCCGGTGATTATGCTGGCGCGCAACTACGAAATCGACAAGCGCAGCGGCAACCACGTCGCCGAGGATTACAGCTATAATATGCTGAATTCCTGCGCCCAAAACGGAATCATTTTCACCAACGGTGATAATGATACGTTCCCGGTTTGGTTCTTGCAGGAGGTGAAGCACGTCCGCACGGATGTTCGTGTCGCGAATCTGAGCCTGCTGAATACCGGCTGGTATATCAAGCAGATGAAGAACCGCGAGCCCAAGGTGCCGATTTCCTTCACCGACAGCTACATTGACCGCTACCTCGACGAGCATGATTCCGAAGCTCTGCTGAAGCGCTACTGGCCGCCGGAAAAGCAGAAGGTGGAGCTGAATACTCCCGATGGCAAGATGGTATGGACCATGCCCGCGGCGATGTTCATTCCCATCAGCCAGGACCAGAAGGACCGGCAGAACAACTTCCTGCGGGTTCAGGATATTCTGATTCTGGACATTCTCCGGACCAATTTCGATCCGTCGAAGACCCCGGTGCCGCGCCCGATCTATTTCGCGGTGACGTGCGCCAACAGCAACATGATTGGTCTGCGGGACTTTCTGACCTTCGAGGGGCTGGTGTTCCGCATCAATCCGCACAAAAACGTGCCGATGGACGCCGACGCTGTCCGCCGCAACTTCTTCACGACCTTCAACGGCCACTTCCGCGGCATCAACGATCCGAACGTCCACTACGACGACAATATCGAGAAGCTGCTGCAGAACTACCGTTCCGGCTTCCTGCAACTGGCGTATTATTATTCGACCCTGCCCGACTCGGCGCCGCAGGCGGAATTGCCTTCGAAGTCAACGGACGAGCTGATTCGCAATTTCGACAAGCTCAGCAACCGGCAGAAGGCTCTGGCGGTCATGCAGCGAATGGAAGAAGCCATTCCCGAAGCGGTGCGGCCTATCAGCAATCCGGAACTGTCGGTGCAGATCGGGCGCATGTACTCGGATCTCGGCAAGCCTGACGAGTACCGCCGCCGGCTGGAAACCGCCTCATCCCGTCCGGATCTGCGGCCCGAGCAGCAACTGCGTCTCGCCGCTTATTGGGCGTCGTCGTTTAACGACATGACCAAGGCCAATAAGTTAATCGCGGACGCTATCGGGGAAAATCCCGGCACGGATCAGT from bacterium encodes the following:
- a CDS encoding DUF2723 domain-containing protein — translated: MVKFDTNRWCAAFVFVVALIVYAMSMAPSESFWDCGEFAACSYTLAVPHPPGTPMFLLLGRIFSLLPLSSDVAVRVTYMSVLASALAIMLAYLIIVRVMRMLRGPEQTTMDRIIAYGGGIVGSLSLAWSYSMWFNAVESEVYASSQFFTHIVVWLILVWYEKADETDNGRWLLLIAYMMGLAIGVHLLNVLTIPALALVIYFRRREFAMGSFIAMLAGTLMALILVYPGIVKWLPMSASRIGAMAPLLITLAVGAIMWWSVKNKHGIIAVAAAGALLIIVGYSAMMEIYIRSGMNPGIDENDPDTPARFFSYLNREQYGDRAIFPRYWNNDPEYHSASDYFWRYQVNKMFNRYLFWQFIGREGAPHNEFQDAGVSPKYSVVSLLSSGELSGGARWLGIITCVPFLLGLAGFAYQFSKDKKSWFVIATLFFMTGYAIILYLNQDNPQPRERDYSYVGAFFAFAIWIGIGASAVIEWVAERVKNLPSSNTLALGTAGLLVLLSPVIMLARNYEIDKRSGNHVAEDYSYNMLNSCAQNGIIFTNGDNDTFPVWFLQEVKHVRTDVRVANLSLLNTGWYIKQMKNREPKVPISFTDSYIDRYLDEHDSEALLKRYWPPEKQKVELNTPDGKMVWTMPAAMFIPISQDQKDRQNNFLRVQDILILDILRTNFDPSKTPVPRPIYFAVTCANSNMIGLRDFLTFEGLVFRINPHKNVPMDADAVRRNFFTTFNGHFRGINDPNVHYDDNIEKLLQNYRSGFLQLAYYYSTLPDSAPQAELPSKSTDELIRNFDKLSNRQKALAVMQRMEEAIPEAVRPISNPELSVQIGRMYSDLGKPDEYRRRLETASSRPDLRPEQQLRLAAYWASSFNDMTKANKLIADAIGENPGTDQYYTVGREMYSAGAYSIAADYFKKCLALNQDDGQAIGGLLQCYQNMGDAAGAESLLDGWVTRHPNDKSAKQRLDQLRGHVATSDTNTPRSVN
- a CDS encoding BatD family protein, which codes for MRAFVWICLLALTIPALAQEKLTASVDHTTVRVGEMVTLILSFSGGASGVSAPTFPALEKLQLAGGPYTSTNFSIVNGRASSTISYSYSLMAREAGTARIGEAVVKYKGKEYKSDPVTVNVLAAGAAAPGSGRSGENADVFIRVIPDKTEAYLGEQLTLTYKIYFASQISNLEPTKSPGTTGFWVEDYPIPSQLTVSREVINGRAYNTATFKKIAIFPTSVGNLTVEPLSISTRIQRSGRQRSRDPLDIFSDPFFGMGSQLEPIEVQSPSVKITVKPLPQVSVPTGFAGAVGNYKIQAALDRNACKTGDAVTLTVTVSGTGNIKTLPAPVISFPTDVDHYDPEASDDIRRTQADINGVKTFKYVVIPRAPGAQVIPAIAYPFFDPDRNSYATATAPELALQVEKGTGASAYSGQTIAEKRKVESVSTDIAFVKTNPGSFQTLGDPPHMGLGFWGLSLAPWAAVAAVVLVSRKREGLSRGRRGAVLKAQKQLDLAQKALKAGKSEAVLHHVAASMDTVLSGAIGIDVADLTAEHLAECWQAEHLDDALLQDVLNVQRECDMARFAAGLSSTKSLQALIEMTRGVVDKLGRAQVKEGART
- a CDS encoding tetratricopeptide repeat protein translates to MRLLLWLTAAILSIGLAYGSPRTQVKSGNKAATKGDADNALTHYVRALQQKGDSSVIFYDMGNALYDKGDYSNAAQSFQGSLNPRESKAEQAQTFYNLGNSLFQGKEYEKAAGAYVESLKRNPEDLEAKYNLELARRMLQQQQQQQQQNQNQDQKDQKKQDQKDQQDQQKQDQQDQQKQDQQQQQNQQDQQQQDQQQQQPPPQGQQMSQQDAERLLNALLQDEQKALKDAKKVKVAARAKREKDW
- a CDS encoding VWA domain-containing protein, whose amino-acid sequence is MIRFDHPWMLWLLLLVPVWVAGMMVMLKLRRRAGEAFVARSLLERVAYSLSFTRLRAKMILWIIAWGLLVVAAADPQVGTKLEEVKKKGIDIMLAVDLSTSMLCEDLSPSRLENAKHEISKFVDGLKGDRVGIVAFAGTAIVHCPLTTDYGAAKLLTKVMNPDLMPEQGTAIADAIDAAKKAFNSPEVKSKVLVIITDGEDHEQAAIDAAKEAAKEGIRIYTIGVGTPSGAPIPMKNGKPTDNGFKRDPSGQVVVTRLNEVLLQQIADAGNGKYLHGTQSGKELDAIWSDISSMEKTEFGKKQFTAFEDRFQYLVLPALLLLLGEFFLSERKGKLWIVRTAPKMMRTRKVKEAQ
- a CDS encoding glycosyltransferase family 2 protein, with translation MSEHVSKAVRPTVSVIVLNYNGLDFLPRCLETLQNTSYSPLELVVADNNSSDGSLVYLQEHYPGVRIIAFTENLGYSGAYNAAIEQVDSEFVVLLNFDVEVEPDWLDQSMELLLTEPRLAAVQPKLRALQRRSRFEYAGGSGGFLDRYGYPFLRGRVFDCLEEDHGQYDDVVPVLWATGAALVTRRTAYFQAGMLDADFFLHMEEIDLCWRYRLMGWEVRVAPKGVVYHYSGAALSAERFHKIYYNHRNSLVMLFKNYGIGRLLRNLPVRWLLDSITVATSLFRKEPKRSAAVLAAYWYMLTHLPMLVAKRRRVQRMRTVSDRELDHVIFPGSVVWRYFVKKQKTFTQLIAEW
- a CDS encoding tetratricopeptide repeat protein, yielding MTQRISILLFALLALSSLALADARSGFEEGLRLYRSNDIDGAITAWENVVRQGEVSGPLYYNLGNAYFRAKKYGLAILNYERAHKLLPRDHDVVGNLDLTRMATVDKIEPSVRLVVWNWVDSVRDHFSLHELAMLFYAFGFACAAFLVAGRLGAPKLRQSLKTVTVVLLVFYVLSGAWYVWRASLDARPYGVVMATKTDAYSAPDDASKQLFSLHEGTRVQIGESLSGWVNVRLVDGRKGWIPLQSLEKI